A region from the Vanacampus margaritifer isolate UIUO_Vmar chromosome 5, RoL_Vmar_1.0, whole genome shotgun sequence genome encodes:
- the socs9 gene encoding suppressor of cytokine signaling 9, whose amino-acid sequence MSLPEESGARRKEREKGARPKVRLSRSEERRGTGGGHKVPQGRWKGFTAHEPAAERPVSDGFEYGDFLKELEGRDQSTGSSSSSQRAACRCHGKEASEEATSSLALGAESAVSEGSSSRTLRQKIQDAVGQCFPMKTHSVASAPSLPQVLSLSAGCASSRRKIHLSELMLDSCPFAAGSELAQKWHLIKQHTALDSAANGLVDDVDDRLRERRRISIEHGVEPPANAEIHTLELTSQAGAALHRRRGPKLAHAAADAAGAEQKQLLLQRQHQLLLQSCLDTLDEVVASSCSSSFSSSSSSSSCDVRAALLDEPESTPRARPPHAAPHVHTQIDYIHCLVPDLLQITNLPCYWGVMDRYEAEGHLDGKPEGTFLLRDSAQEDYLFSVSFRRYGRSLHARVDQWNHNFSFDVRDHSVFHAPTVTALVEHYKDPSSCMFFEPLLSFPMHRTQPFSLQRLCRAVVSSRTTYDGINALPVPNALKKQLKEYHYKQRVHIHRLDTWWE is encoded by the coding sequence ATGTCACTACCAGAGGAGTCAGGGGCTCGTCGAAAAGAGCGCGAAAAGGGAGCGAGGCCCAAGGTGCGGCTGAGTCGTTCAGAGGAGAGACGAGGCACTGGCGGAGGGCACAAAGTTCCTCAGGGCAGGTGGAAAGGCTTCACCGCACACGAACCGGCAGCCGAGCGGCCTGTAAGTGACGGCTTTGAGTATGGGGACTTTTTAAAAGAGTTGGAGGGCAGGGACCAGTCCACAGGCAGCTCGTCCTCCTCCCAGAGAGCGGCATGCCGATGTCACGGTAAGGAAGCCTCAGAAGAGGCGACGTCCAGTCTGGCTTTGGGAGCAGAGTCGGCGGTCAGCGAAGGCAGCAGCAGTCGCACGCTCCGGCAAAAAATCCAAGACGCAGTGGGGCAGTGCTTCCCCATGAAGACGCACAGCGTGGCGAGCGCGCCGTCGCTCCCACAGGTGTTGTCCCTGTCGGCAGGTTGCGCATCATCCAGGCGGAAGATCCACCTGAGCGAGCTGATGTTGGACAGCTGCCCGTTCGCGGCGGGGTCGGAGCTGGCTCAGAAGTGGCATCTCATAAAGCAGCACACGGCGCTGGACTCGGCCGCCAACGGCCTGGTGGACGACGTGGACGACCGGCTGAGGGAGCGGCGGCGCATCAGCATCGAGCACGGCGTGGAGCCGCCGGCCAACGCTGAGATCCACACTCTGGAGTTGACGTCCCAGGCTGGCGCCGCGCTCCACAGGCGGCGCGGCCCCAAGCTGGCGCATGCTGCGGCGGATGCGGCCGGAGCTGAGCAGAAGCAGCTTCTCCTCCAGCGGCAGCACCAGCTCCTTTTGCAGAGCTGTTTGGACACTCTCGATGAGGTGGTGGCGTCCTcttgctcctcctccttctcctcctcctcctcctcttcctcctgcgACGTTAGAGCCGCCCTTCTGGACGAGCCGGAATCGACCCCGAGAGCCAGACCTCCCCACGCCGCCCCGCACGTCCACACTCAGATCGACTACATCCACTGTTTGGTCCCCGACCTTCTGCAGATCACCAACCTGCCTTGCTACTGGGGCGTCATGGACCGCTACGAGGCGGAGGGTCACCTGGACGGCAAGCCCGAGGGCACCTTCCTGTTGCGAGACTCGGCCCAGGAGGACTACCTGTTCTCGGTCAGCTTCCGCCGCTACGGCCGCTCGCTGCACGCCCGCGTGGACCAGTGGAACCACAACTTCAGCTTCGACGTGCGAGACCACAGCGTCTTCCACGCGCCCACCGTCACGGCCCTGGTGGAGCACTACAAGGACCCCAGCTCGTGCATGTTCTTCGAGCCGCTGCTGTCCTTCCCCATGCACCGCACGCAGCCCTTCAGCCTGCAGAGGCTGTGCCGCGCCGTCGTCAGCAGCCGCACCACCTACGACGGCATCAACGCGCTGCCCGTGCCCAACGCCTTGAAGAAGCAGCTCAAAGAGTATCACTACAAGCAGAGGGTACACATTCACAGGCTGGACACGTGGTGGGAATGA